The following are from one region of the Rhodopirellula sp. P2 genome:
- the metG gene encoding methionine--tRNA ligase, producing MTRRLLVTAALPYANGPIHIGHLVEYLQTDIWVRFQKLRGNRCLYICADDTHGTAIMIRARSEGRSEIELIEETSEAHQRDFAGFGIEFDHYGSTNSEENRTICHQIWQSLRDAGLVVQRSVEQLYDPEAETFLADRFVRGTCPKCGTPNQAGDNCNCGHTYSPTELIDPVSTLSGATPILKEAEHLFVELEKLHGFLSEWVSNSGALQSETANYLKGHFLAEELRDWDISRPAPYFGFEIPDAPGNYWYVWFDAPIGYIASTQQWCNANDENLADWWQSDDCEVHHFIGKDITYFHTLFWPGMLKTAGFSLPTKVHIHGFLNVNGKKMSKSEGTFVKAETFLKHIDPSALRYFYATKLSSRVEDLDLGVDEFVEKVNSDLVGKVVNLASRVGKFASRTGLSPSYPDDGGLFQSAAAKGDEIASAYEDGEYSKAMRLIMELADAANPFVEHAKPWEMNKDAERQDELRDVCTVALNLFRQLAVYLAPVLPELAKKCGDLLGEPITSWEQSQTPLTDRGVNKFQRMMDRVKLEDLEAMMEESKDEAAQENEVAAANPFNDSDQPLKDEPLADEITIDEFMKVDLRVARVLSAEHVPEANKLLKLTLGLGGDETRQVFAGIKAAYDPEKLVGRLVVMVANLKPRKMRFGLSEGMVTAAGPGGEEVFVLGIDDGALPGQRVH from the coding sequence ATGACGCGTCGTCTGCTCGTTACCGCTGCCTTGCCCTACGCCAACGGCCCGATCCACATCGGCCACCTGGTGGAATACCTGCAAACCGACATTTGGGTCCGGTTTCAGAAACTGCGTGGCAATCGTTGCTTGTACATCTGCGCCGACGACACGCACGGCACCGCGATCATGATTCGGGCCCGCAGCGAAGGCCGGTCCGAAATTGAATTGATCGAAGAAACCAGCGAAGCTCACCAGCGTGATTTCGCGGGTTTTGGAATTGAATTCGACCACTACGGCAGCACCAACAGCGAAGAAAACCGAACGATTTGCCATCAAATCTGGCAATCTCTCCGGGACGCGGGCTTGGTGGTCCAACGAAGCGTCGAGCAACTCTACGATCCAGAAGCCGAGACCTTTCTGGCCGACCGATTCGTTCGCGGAACGTGCCCGAAATGTGGCACGCCCAACCAAGCCGGTGACAATTGCAATTGCGGGCACACCTACAGCCCCACTGAATTGATCGACCCGGTCAGCACGCTCAGCGGTGCCACGCCAATCCTCAAAGAAGCCGAACACCTGTTCGTTGAATTGGAAAAGCTGCACGGGTTCCTCTCCGAATGGGTCTCGAACTCCGGCGCCCTGCAATCGGAAACCGCCAACTACCTGAAGGGGCACTTCCTGGCGGAAGAACTTCGCGACTGGGACATCAGTCGCCCCGCTCCCTACTTTGGATTCGAAATCCCCGACGCTCCCGGCAACTACTGGTATGTCTGGTTCGACGCGCCAATCGGCTACATCGCCAGCACGCAACAGTGGTGCAATGCCAACGATGAAAACCTGGCCGATTGGTGGCAGAGCGACGACTGCGAAGTCCACCACTTCATCGGCAAGGACATCACGTATTTCCACACGCTGTTTTGGCCTGGGATGTTGAAGACGGCCGGGTTCTCCCTGCCAACCAAAGTTCACATCCATGGCTTCCTGAATGTGAACGGCAAAAAGATGTCCAAGAGTGAAGGCACCTTCGTCAAAGCCGAAACATTCTTGAAACACATTGATCCCTCCGCGCTGCGTTACTTCTACGCCACCAAGCTGTCGTCGCGAGTCGAAGACTTGGACTTGGGAGTCGACGAGTTTGTCGAGAAAGTCAACTCCGACCTGGTCGGCAAGGTGGTCAACTTGGCCAGTCGCGTCGGCAAGTTCGCCAGCCGAACCGGTTTGTCACCGTCCTACCCCGACGACGGTGGACTGTTCCAGTCCGCGGCTGCGAAAGGCGATGAGATCGCGTCCGCTTACGAGGACGGTGAATATTCCAAAGCGATGCGTTTGATCATGGAATTGGCCGACGCGGCCAACCCCTTTGTCGAACATGCCAAACCATGGGAAATGAACAAAGATGCCGAGCGACAAGACGAACTGCGAGACGTTTGCACGGTCGCACTGAATCTGTTTCGACAACTGGCCGTTTACTTGGCCCCAGTCCTTCCCGAACTGGCAAAAAAATGTGGCGACTTGCTCGGGGAACCGATCACGTCGTGGGAACAAAGTCAAACGCCACTGACTGATCGTGGCGTCAACAAATTTCAACGTATGATGGACCGTGTCAAACTCGAGGATCTCGAAGCCATGATGGAAGAAAGCAAAGACGAAGCGGCTCAAGAAAATGAAGTCGCCGCCGCCAACCCGTTCAACGACAGCGATCAACCGCTCAAAGATGAACCGCTCGCGGATGAAATCACAATCGATGAGTTCATGAAGGTGGACCTGCGGGTCGCTCGTGTGCTGTCCGCCGAACACGTGCCAGAAGCCAACAAGCTTCTGAAACTGACACTCGGTTTGGGCGGCGACGAAACTCGCCAGGTCTTCGCCGGCATCAAAGCCGCTTACGACCCCGAAAAACTGGTCGGACGTCTGGTCGTGATGGTTGCCAACCTGAAACCGCGAAAGATGCGGTTTGGTTTGAGCGAAGGCATGGTCACCGCTGCCGGTCCCGGCGGCGAAGAAGTCTTCGTGCTTGGCATCGATGACGGCGCCTTGCCCGGCCAACGCGTGCACTGA